The Comamonas sp. lk genome contains the following window.
GGCAGCCGGTGCATTCTTGCCCTTGAGCCAATCGGCCAGCGATTGAGGGGCATGAATGACGGGCACCTGATTGCGGCCGCATTGCTCGCAGGCCGAAACAGCAATCGCCTGCCAGCGCTCGATTTTCTTGTCGGCGCGCTCGCCTTTGAGCTTGAGCACGCTGCGCGCGGCCATCACGGGCTGAATACTGGCCACGCCCAGCTCGGTGGCTTTTTCCACCAGCCAGTCCATGCGCTCGTTGGCCGGCATGCCGACCACCAGATGCACGGCACGGGCAGCCTCGCGCTCCACGGCGCGGTGCGCCTCAATGCGCACTCCTACATCGCTGCGGCCCATATGGGTGATGACGGCTTCAAATTCGCCGCCGCTGAAGCCCTGACCCGTCTGCCCTTCAAACAGGGTGACGGTGTCGCCCGGCTGGTGGCGCAGCACCTGCACATGGCGGGCTGCGCCCGCGGGCAGATCCAGTTCGGCGCCCAGGTGCAAGGGCGTGGGGCAGTGAAAACGGGGCATGAATTTCAAAAGTGAAGCGGCTTGCGCTCGTTGATCAATGACTTCAGGCCAATTCGAAACTGAAGTTCATATTGAACAAGCGCTAGCCGCTATGGTTTTATATAGCTTACATCCGGCCGTAGGCGTAGCCCACCTGGGCCTGGATGCCTTCGATCTCATCGATCAACTTCAAGAAGGGGCCTAGCGCGCGGTAGCGGTTGCAGGTGGAGCGGATGTAGTGGATGAAGCGCGGTGCATCGGCCAGGTATTTGGGCTTGCCGTCACGCAGGGTAAGGCGCGCAAAGATACCAGCAACCTTCAAATGGCGCTGCAGACCCATCCATTCCACCCCACGGTAGAACTCGCCGAAGTCATCGCCCCAGCCGCTGGCGCTGTTGGCGCCCACGAGACCGGCCTTGCGGGCTTTTTCCCAGTAACGCACGGTGATGTCGATGATGAATTCCTCTTCCCAACTGATGAAGGCATCGCGCAGCAGGCTGGCAATGTCATACGTGATGGGACCATAGACGGCATCCTGAAAGTCCAGCACTCCCAAAGGAGCGCCTGCGGCCACCGGCTGCATCAGATTGCGCATCATGAAATCACGGTGCACATATACGCGGGGCGCCTGCAGATTGTGAGCCACGATCTGGTCAAATGTCTTGGTCAGCAAGGCCTGCTGCTTGTCATCCAGCGTGAACTGGCGATGCTGGGCGATATACCAGTCGGGAAACAGCTGCAGTTCGCGGCGCAGCAGGGCTTCGTTGTATTCAGGCAACTGGCCGACATTGCCGGCCTTGGAAGCCAGCTGCCATTCCAGTAACGCTTCTGTCGCAGCGCGATACCAAGCCTCTGCATCCTGCGGCTTTTCGGGGTTCAGCGCCTCGATCACGGTCTGGCTGCCCAGGTCGCTCAGCAGCATGAAGCCATGCTGGGCATTCCAGTCCAGGATTTGCGGCACGCACAGGCCGGCACCTGCCAGCAGGGCCTGG
Protein-coding sequences here:
- a CDS encoding 16S rRNA (uracil(1498)-N(3))-methyltransferase, translating into MPRFHCPTPLHLGAELDLPAGAARHVQVLRHQPGDTVTLFEGQTGQGFSGGEFEAVITHMGRSDVGVRIEAHRAVEREAARAVHLVVGMPANERMDWLVEKATELGVASIQPVMAARSVLKLKGERADKKIERWQAIAVSACEQCGRNQVPVIHAPQSLADWLKGKNAPAADAARLLLSLRDGSRPLRVAAGDASAVWVLHGPEGGLTAQEEDWALEQGWAPAGLGSRVLRAETASVAALSLLALD
- a CDS encoding phosphotransferase, encoding MTASITSTSAVVWADADRHAAFDAWLAPLAASHQLRPETLRPASADASFRRYLRLDGVGGESLIVMDAPPDKEDCAPFVKIQALLAGAGLCVPQILDWNAQHGFMLLSDLGSQTVIEALNPEKPQDAEAWYRAATEALLEWQLASKAGNVGQLPEYNEALLRRELQLFPDWYIAQHRQFTLDDKQQALLTKTFDQIVAHNLQAPRVYVHRDFMMRNLMQPVAAGAPLGVLDFQDAVYGPITYDIASLLRDAFISWEEEFIIDITVRYWEKARKAGLVGANSASGWGDDFGEFYRGVEWMGLQRHLKVAGIFARLTLRDGKPKYLADAPRFIHYIRSTCNRYRALGPFLKLIDEIEGIQAQVGYAYGRM